A DNA window from Mya arenaria isolate MELC-2E11 chromosome 17, ASM2691426v1 contains the following coding sequences:
- the LOC128223642 gene encoding heat shock 70 kDa protein 12A-like isoform X1 codes for MASGSALVVAAIDFGTTYSGWAFSFKHEFERDPTKVSAKTWRGGQLSSLKGPTCVLIKPDGKTLETFGFEAEKRYTELAEEDAHKKWFYFRRFKMSLWNKVINRNTKLEDESGKELPAMTVFSLSIRFLKDELLKTSGDQIGGNGLEPEDIHWVLTVPAIWNDAAKQFMREAAQEAGMLQNMLTIALEPEAASLYCRHLPVEKGDNSRTCLSKFSAGKKYLVLDAGGGTVDITVHEVGPSGDLKELHKASGGAWGGTKVDEAFMNFLGQLAGPDVIERFKDVNMEDYIDLLRDFEIKKRDIAPSKDSKVTIKLPIALSELVREMKGTELKSKIQQSGLGEKAKLTGDKLRLEASVVKTFFQTSISSCVKHVSDLLDEPVNRGVQAILMVGGFSESPMLQEMIKTKFPKLTIITPPEAGLAVLKGAVIFGHSPKSISERVSKYTYGTDITVPFDESQHPWSKRKEYKNGEVRCTDIFSKLVELGQTMVVGQPQDAQNFTPVTEDQKSMPMNIYAAKIKDPKFVTDYGCQQIGSFDVPMTGTGTDRSVMVRMTFAGTEIDVECKQKDTSNVTHLKVDFLS; via the exons ATG GCATCTGGTTCAGCTCTTGTTGTGGCGGCCATTGATTTCGGCACGACCTACTCTGGCTGGGCGTTTTCCTTCAAGCATGAGTTTGAACGGGATCCAACAAAAGTATCTGCAAAAACATGGCGTGGGGGTCAGCTTTCTTCTCTCAAAG GACCAACATGTGTGTTGATCAAGCCGGACGGAAAAACATTGGAGACTTTCGGCTTCGAAGCGGAGAAACGCTATACGGAACTGGCGGAGGAAGATGCCCACAAGAAATGGTTCTACTTTAGGCGCTTCAAGATGAGTCTTTGGAACAAG GTCATTAATCGCAATACAAAACTGGAAGACGAGAGCGGTAAAGAATTACCTGCTATGACGGTCTTTTCACTATCTATCAG GTTTCTTAAGGATGAGCTTTTAAAGACATCCGGTGACCAAATAGGAGGAAATGGTCTGGAACCGGAAGATATTCACTGGGTGCTGACAGTTCCCGCTATTTGGAACGACGCCGCAAAACAATTCATGAGAGAGGCGGCCCAGGAG GCTGGAATGCTTCAAAACATGTTGACAATAGCGCTTGAGCCCGAGGCAGCCTCACTCTACTGCAGGCATCTTCCAGTTGAGAAGGGAGATAATTCCAGGACTTGTCTCTCCAAATTTAGCGCAGGAAAGAAGTATCTTGTCCTCGACGCTGGAG GCGGAACTGTAGATATCACTGTTCATGAGGTTGGACCTTCCGGGGATCTAAAGGAACTTCACAAGGCGAGTGGGGGCGCCTGGGGTGGCACGAAAGTCGACGAAGCTTTTATGAATTTTCTTGGGCAGCTTGCAG GACCTGACGTTATTGAGAGATTCAAAGATGTAAACATGGAGGATTACATAGATTTGCTTCGTGACTTCGAAATCAAGAAAAGGGACATTGCTCCTAGCAAGGACTCGAAAGTCACAATCAAATTACCTATTGCCCTTTCGGAGTTAGTAAGGGAGATGAAAGGGACAGAGTTAAAGAGTAAAATTCAGCAGTCGGGACTTGGAGAAAAG GCTAAACTAACTGGCGACAAGCTGAGATTAGAAGCAAGTGTGGTGAAGACCTTCTTTCAAACGTCAATCAGCAGTTGCGTGAAACATGTCTCGGACCTTCTCGATGAGCCCGTCAACCGTGGTGTTCAGGCGATTTTGATGGTCGGTGGTTTCTCGGAGTCACCTATGCTGCAAGAAATGATCAAGACCAAATTTCCAAAATTAACGATCATTACACCACCCGAGGCTGGACTTGCAGTTTTGAAAGGAGCTGTGATATTTGGCCACAGCCCAAAAAGCATTTCAGAACGAGTTAGCAAGTACACATACGGAACCGACATTACGGTTCCATTTGATGAGAGCCAACATCCATGGTCGAAAAGGAAAGAATACAAGAATGGCGAAGTTAGATGtactgatatattttcaaaactcgTGGAACTTGGACAAACGATGGTAGTCGGGCAACCACAGGATGCACAAAATTTCACACCGGTAACTGAAGATCAAAAGTCGATGCCAATGAACATATATGCGGCTAAAATCAAAGATCCAAAGTTTGTTACAGACTACGGATGCCAGCAGATTGGATCCTTCGATGTCCCAATGACCGGCACTGGGACTGACCGGTCAGTTATGGTGCGAATGACTTTTGCGGGGACGGAGATCGACGTAGAGTGTAAACAGAAGGACACAAGCAATGTTACTCACCTCAAAGTGGACTTTTTGtcgtaa
- the LOC128223642 gene encoding heat shock 70 kDa protein 12A-like isoform X2 — MASGSALVVAAIDFGTTYSGWAFSFKHEFERDPTKVSAKTWRGGQLSSLKGPTCVLIKPDGKTLETFGFEAEKRYTELAEEDAHKKWFYFRRFKMSLWNKVINRNTKLEDESGKELPAMTVFSLSIRFLKDELLKTSGDQIGGNGLEPEDIHWVLTVPAIWNDAAKQFMREAAQEAGMLQNMLTIALEPEAASLYCRHLPVEKGDNSRTCLSKFSAGKKYLVLDAGGGTVDITVHEVGPSGDLKELHKASGGAWGGTKVDEAFMNFLGQLAGPDVIERFKDVNMEDYIDLLRDFEIKKRDIAPSKDSKVTIKLPIALSELVREMKGTELKSKIQQSGLGEKAKLTGDKLRLEASVVKTFFQTSISSCVKHVSDLLDEPVNRGVQAILMVGGFSESPMLQEMIKTKFPKLTIITPPEAGLAVLKGAVIFGHSPKSISERVSKYTYGTDITVPFDESQHPWSKRKEYKNGEVRCTDIFSKLVELGQTMVVGQPQDAQNFTPVTEDQKSMPMNIYAAKIKDPKFVTDYGCQQIGSFDVPMTGTGTDRSVMVRMTFAGTEIDVECKQKDTSNVTHLKVDFLS; from the exons GCATCTGGTTCAGCTCTTGTTGTGGCGGCCATTGATTTCGGCACGACCTACTCTGGCTGGGCGTTTTCCTTCAAGCATGAGTTTGAACGGGATCCAACAAAAGTATCTGCAAAAACATGGCGTGGGGGTCAGCTTTCTTCTCTCAAAG GACCAACATGTGTGTTGATCAAGCCGGACGGAAAAACATTGGAGACTTTCGGCTTCGAAGCGGAGAAACGCTATACGGAACTGGCGGAGGAAGATGCCCACAAGAAATGGTTCTACTTTAGGCGCTTCAAGATGAGTCTTTGGAACAAG GTCATTAATCGCAATACAAAACTGGAAGACGAGAGCGGTAAAGAATTACCTGCTATGACGGTCTTTTCACTATCTATCAG GTTTCTTAAGGATGAGCTTTTAAAGACATCCGGTGACCAAATAGGAGGAAATGGTCTGGAACCGGAAGATATTCACTGGGTGCTGACAGTTCCCGCTATTTGGAACGACGCCGCAAAACAATTCATGAGAGAGGCGGCCCAGGAG GCTGGAATGCTTCAAAACATGTTGACAATAGCGCTTGAGCCCGAGGCAGCCTCACTCTACTGCAGGCATCTTCCAGTTGAGAAGGGAGATAATTCCAGGACTTGTCTCTCCAAATTTAGCGCAGGAAAGAAGTATCTTGTCCTCGACGCTGGAG GCGGAACTGTAGATATCACTGTTCATGAGGTTGGACCTTCCGGGGATCTAAAGGAACTTCACAAGGCGAGTGGGGGCGCCTGGGGTGGCACGAAAGTCGACGAAGCTTTTATGAATTTTCTTGGGCAGCTTGCAG GACCTGACGTTATTGAGAGATTCAAAGATGTAAACATGGAGGATTACATAGATTTGCTTCGTGACTTCGAAATCAAGAAAAGGGACATTGCTCCTAGCAAGGACTCGAAAGTCACAATCAAATTACCTATTGCCCTTTCGGAGTTAGTAAGGGAGATGAAAGGGACAGAGTTAAAGAGTAAAATTCAGCAGTCGGGACTTGGAGAAAAG GCTAAACTAACTGGCGACAAGCTGAGATTAGAAGCAAGTGTGGTGAAGACCTTCTTTCAAACGTCAATCAGCAGTTGCGTGAAACATGTCTCGGACCTTCTCGATGAGCCCGTCAACCGTGGTGTTCAGGCGATTTTGATGGTCGGTGGTTTCTCGGAGTCACCTATGCTGCAAGAAATGATCAAGACCAAATTTCCAAAATTAACGATCATTACACCACCCGAGGCTGGACTTGCAGTTTTGAAAGGAGCTGTGATATTTGGCCACAGCCCAAAAAGCATTTCAGAACGAGTTAGCAAGTACACATACGGAACCGACATTACGGTTCCATTTGATGAGAGCCAACATCCATGGTCGAAAAGGAAAGAATACAAGAATGGCGAAGTTAGATGtactgatatattttcaaaactcgTGGAACTTGGACAAACGATGGTAGTCGGGCAACCACAGGATGCACAAAATTTCACACCGGTAACTGAAGATCAAAAGTCGATGCCAATGAACATATATGCGGCTAAAATCAAAGATCCAAAGTTTGTTACAGACTACGGATGCCAGCAGATTGGATCCTTCGATGTCCCAATGACCGGCACTGGGACTGACCGGTCAGTTATGGTGCGAATGACTTTTGCGGGGACGGAGATCGACGTAGAGTGTAAACAGAAGGACACAAGCAATGTTACTCACCTCAAAGTGGACTTTTTGtcgtaa
- the LOC128223867 gene encoding uncharacterized protein LOC128223867 produces MYSNKYVREFFVIVLMIESTVCDINEPRCYSRFDYEEKMLEKMVRTEIKIQELLTKLEVLEKRLTHVETEVDNTVKEIQGLEKKHETEKEETAKEVQDLEKAYDSLQTELEKFENTTKSKFDGQEKSLEVHDQRLDAIFRNITESMHQSPVAFFATLSTSFTTSTFSQTVVFEKVVTDVGGGYNPGTGVFTAPVDGLYVFSTSVMVDLSTSTTDAKIRINKNGSKVVYLYFNDSDGNFETVSGTVILSMQVGDIVNVDCDNSERSILGAQYTFFSGFRL; encoded by the exons ATGTATTCTAATAAGTACGTTCGGGAATTTTTCGTTATAGTTCTCATGATTGAATCGACGGTGTGTGACATAAATGAACCGCGATGTTACAGCCGATTTGACTACGAGGAAAAAATGTTGGAGAAAATGGTGAGAACTGAGATAAAAATTCAGGAGCTTCTGACCAAACTAGAAGTGCTGGAAAAGAGACTAACACATGTTGAAACTGAGGTGGATAACACGGTAAAGGAAATACAAGGTCTAGAAAAGAAACACGAAACCGAAAAAGAAGAGACAGCGAAAGAGGTACAAGATCTTGAAAAGGCATATGATAGTTTACAAACTGAGTtagaaaagtttgaaaacacGACGAAATCCAAGTTCGACGGACAAGAGAAATCGCTTGAGGTACACGATCAACGTTTGGACGCTATCTTCAGGAATATTACAG aGAGTATGCATCAATCTCCTGTTGCCTTCTTTGCCACCCTGTCGACCAGTTTTACAACATCCACCTTCTCTCAGACGGTCGtatttgaaaaagttgtcaCGGACGTGGGCGGGGGTTACAACCCGGGGACAGGTGTGTTCACCGCCCCGGTTGACGGTCTATACGTGTTCTCAACTTCTGTCATGGTTGACCTGTCCACGTCAACGACCGATGCTAAAATCAGAATAAACAAGAACGGCAGTAAAGTAGTGTACCTCTATTTCAACGACAGTGACGGTAACTTCGAGACAGTCTCAGGCACTGTCATTCTTTCGATGCAGGTCGGGGATATCGTAAATGTGGATTGCGATAATTCTGAACGAAGCATCTTGGGTGCTCAATATACGTTCTTTTCTGGTTTTAGATTGTGA